The Bacillota bacterium DNA window CAGCCCATCCATTTGCCCTGTTTGTTGTTGAATTCGCGACGCCGGTGCAGGTAGAAAAACTTATCCTGTTCCGGCGCGAATTTTGCGTTGAGTTCCCGGATACCCGCCCTGACAATGTCGATTATCTCTTGATCCTTGGCGCTGGTTTCATCCGGCGAATCCTTGAAATCACCCAGCAGGGCAAAAAACAGATTTTCCTCAGGATTGGCCAAGTAATGGACCGCCAGTTGTTCCACCAGCTCCCGGGAACGTTTGGCGTCGGTTAAAAGCGCCGGGACCACCACTAAAGTCGCCGCTTCCGATGGCAGACCGTCACGAAACTCCAATTTCGGCAAAATGGCCGGGCGCAGGCTGTGGGTAATTACCCAATTGACAAAAGTGATTGCAAGCTCCGATGCCGGCACCAGCGCCAACAACAGCGCCAGGATTTCTAGCCGCCAAGCCAGCGAGCCAAATACCCAGAGACCCAAGGCCCAGGTGAGGGCAAAGCTGATTAGCACAATCAGCAGCAAGTAACTGCCGATTCCCGGGCGCCACCGGGCACCTGGGCTTTGCCCCAACTCGCGGAATAACTTGGCGCGGCCTTTGTCCAACAGGTAGTAGCCCACGTGCGCCAGGCGCGGTTCCGCCGCCTCAGGCTGCCGGCAGTTCATCAGCTTCCTGGCGATGCGGGTCTCCGATGTTCGGAAGCGGCGGGCCAAATCCTCGATGCGGTGGCGGTAGTAGTCTCGGGACTCGAAATCCATTTTCTTGTACCAGAGGTCAGAACTGAGGATTTTGTCCACCGGCGACATCGCTTCAAACACATCATTCCAGTCCAGGCTGCCCACCAGCTTCAGGCTGATGATTGAGTTGCTCATTGCGATGGTGCGGGCCGCCTGGGCCTGATGTTCCCGATGGACAACCGAATTGATGTCAGTGTCAAATTCCTGGAGCTTGCGTTCCAAAGCGACCGTGATTTCCCTGGTATCGGTTTTGGATCGGCGCAATCGTTCTAAAAGATGTTCGACATAGGCAGAGCTGTAATCATTCCAGGTGTTGATATACTCGGGCCAGTGCCCCACAGTCAGGCGCTCTAAATCGTTTTGCACCTGTTTCCACTGTTTGTCGGCGGCCTCCAGGCGCTCACAGACAAAGCGAATCTTTTCCACCAGGGCAATCCGAATCATCAGCGACAGAGACCAGATTTCGGCGGTGGTCAGTTTGGCCTCCGACTGATATGCGTTCACAAAATCAATCAGCGTCTGCTCATCCAGCTTGCCATCGGTGTGGGAGACCAACTCCAGGGCAAGCACATAAACCCTGGGATAACCCCGTAGGACGGTGTTCTTGAGCACCCGCAGGTCGCGGTATTGTTTATGTGTAAACTGTTGTCGGATTTCCTTGACCTGTTCTTCGATGATATAAAAATTGTCCAGCAGCCATTGAGCGGAATGGGAAACGATCTTTTTGCTTCTGGCGTCGCTGTTCGCTTCCCGGTAAGCGTAGGAAATGAATTGGAAATTGTCCTGCAGCCGGGTTCGCAATATATTGTAACGCTTTTTGTTGATGTCCGGCTTATGGGACCGCCCCAATTCACGGGCATGCTTGACGAGGTCTTCTGAGTTCAGCAGCACATCATTAAACCAGGCATGTTTAAACTGTGTCGGCGCCCGGTATTGTTGCCAGATTAAGCGCGTTGCCAATATCGCTGCCAACAGGGCAAGCAGCAAGAGTTCCAATTTTCATCACCCTTTTTCCGGGATTAGTGTCTTAATAGGCTTCGCACCCGTTCACCAAAGATATCGGTCAATTCCCGGGCGTATTCGGCATCATCTGCTTCACTATAAATATTGAAAAGTGGCTCCTCACTGTCGGGAAGAATTAGCGCCCAGCCCCGTTTAGTTCGCACCCGCACCCCTTCAAACAGCTCTGTATCCTCTGAGTCGCGGGGGGTGGTAAGTTCCCGAATCACCCGGCCTTTGTCATGCCAGCTACATTCTACTTGGCGGTGGGCATAGTGAATCGGCGGCAACTCGGCCAATACCTCTGTGAGGGTTCGCCCGTGCCGGGCCAGGTGACCGGCGATAATCGCCGGCGCCCGAATGCCGTCAAATTGGAGTGTATACTGGAGTTCGCTTTCCGGTGACGCGACCAGGGCTTTCATTTGTTCCGACAGGGCCGATTTGGTGCGCACCAGCTCGCCGTTGTCCGCCAGATGGGCCAACGCTTCCGGGGCCGTATGGGGCAAGACCAGACGCCGGCTATGAGCGAGGGTGAAGAGGGCTAGCATGGCTAGATATTGCTCCCCAGATACAATTCCCCCTTGATTGTCAAGCAAAGTGATTGTTTCCCCGTCGGCGCTGATAAATGCTCCGAAATCTGCACCCCGGTTCAGCACCTGGCGGGATAAGGTCTCAGGCGTGACTCCGGTAGCGTAATCAGGACTTGGCTCACAGCCGCAGGCGCTGAGAAAGCCCGTCGCCAGGAAGGTTATGTGCTCGTTGGCAGAGCCAATCACCACCCGCGGTGGGCGAACAGGTGGCTCTGCCAAAAGTCTGGTGCCGGCGTTATAATAAGCCGTCAATACCTCGTCCCGCCAGACCCAGGGGCGAAAATCACTTGCAGGCGCCAAGCGGAAGTCATCGCTGGCCAGCAAGTTCTCCAGTTTACGTTCCCGGGACCGGTCGATATTGGCGCCATTTTCATCGATAAAGTCCAGATGGGCTTCATCGCCATCCACCCGGATGTGCACCCCGCCACCGGCATGATAGTGTTTGGCAGCAAACCGGGTCACCGGTGCGGCGATATTGCGGGCGCTTTGGACCGCGATGCCGCTGGCCAGGGCGCCTGCCGCCAGCGCTCCGGCCAGGGCCTGACCGGCGGTGCTGTTGTCGACCCCCAGCATCAGGGCCGAATCAGGCGGGCAGGTGGTAGCGAAAGCAGCGCCCAGGCGGGTAATTAGTTCGGGTGTGATGTCTACATTTAGTTTTCCATGGATATCTCGCCGTCCGAACAGCGTCTTGCGGGCCCGGGTACCCCAGACCAGATTCGCACTCACCCGGGCGCCGGCCTCGATATCCTTTTCCGGCCATATTTTCACATCCGGCTTTACAAGTGCACGATCCCGGAGTATGCTCTTATCGCCCAGCACTGCGTTTTCCAGGATAACAGCGCCGGCGCCTACGGCGGCGCCTTTACAGACAGTGGCGCCCCGCAGCTCAGCTCCGACCCCTACCCTGGCGTTGCGCCAGAGCACTGATTGTTTGAGGGTGGCCCTGTCTTCCACCTGACAATTGCTGTTGATAATCGTATGGGGAGAAATGCGGACATCGTCGCCGATTTGACAATTGTCGCCGATGAAAACGGGTGCCTGAAATTCTGCATTGCGGCCGATGCTTACATTATGGCCGAGCCAGATGCCCGGCTCTATTTGCTCACCCGGAATCTCGGCCCGTACTTTACCTGTAAGCACATCAAACTGGGCCTGGCGATAGGAACGCAAATCGCCAATATCGCACCAATAGCTATCAGTGACATATCCGAATATCGGCACCCCGTCCGCCAGTAATTTGGGGAAGAGGTCCTTGCTGAAATCGAAATTCTCCCCTCGGGGGAAATACTCCAGCACCTCCGGCTCCAATATGTAGATGCCAGTATTGATTGTGTCGCTGAACACTTCGCCCCAACTGGGCTTTTCCAAAAAGCGGATGATGCGGCCTTCATCATCAGTTATCACCACGCCGTATTCCAGGGGAACCGGCTCCCGTTTTAGCACCAAGGTCGCCCGGGATTGCCGCTGATGATGGAATTCCATGGCGCTGCTGATATCCAAATCGGTGAGGGCATCGCCGCTGATCACCACAAATGTCGTATCCAGAAACTCCGAAGCATTGCGCACACTGCCGCCTGTGCCAAGCGGTTCTTCTTCGTAAAAGTACTTCATGCGCACACTGTGTGCCGAACCGTCATCAAAATAGTCGCTGATTACCTCAGGCAGGTAGGCGGTGGTGACAGCAATCTCAGTCAAGCCGTGACGTTTGAGCAAATCGACGGCATACTCCATCACCGGTTTATTGACAACCGGCACCATAGGCTTGGGAATATCGCAGGTGAGCGGCCGCAAACGGGTGCCCTTGCCACCGGCCATGATTACGGATCTGATATCTCAACACTCCTTTGCATATATCTCATTTTAGTATGCCGACCCGCAGCCGATTTTATAAGGCCGCCACGGGGACGTTACCCAATGCCCCGTTTGTTTTCCGTTTGTTACCGTTAAATTACATTTCACTTGGCAGCAGACTTTTGCGCTCGCCG harbors:
- a CDS encoding nucleotidyl transferase, whose protein sequence is MAGGKGTRLRPLTCDIPKPMVPVVNKPVMEYAVDLLKRHGLTEIAVTTAYLPEVISDYFDDGSAHSVRMKYFYEEEPLGTGGSVRNASEFLDTTFVVISGDALTDLDISSAMEFHHQRQSRATLVLKREPVPLEYGVVITDDEGRIIRFLEKPSWGEVFSDTINTGIYILEPEVLEYFPRGENFDFSKDLFPKLLADGVPIFGYVTDSYWCDIGDLRSYRQAQFDVLTGKVRAEIPGEQIEPGIWLGHNVSIGRNAEFQAPVFIGDNCQIGDDVRISPHTIINSNCQVEDRATLKQSVLWRNARVGVGAELRGATVCKGAAVGAGAVILENAVLGDKSILRDRALVKPDVKIWPEKDIEAGARVSANLVWGTRARKTLFGRRDIHGKLNVDITPELITRLGAAFATTCPPDSALMLGVDNSTAGQALAGALAAGALASGIAVQSARNIAAPVTRFAAKHYHAGGGVHIRVDGDEAHLDFIDENGANIDRSRERKLENLLASDDFRLAPASDFRPWVWRDEVLTAYYNAGTRLLAEPPVRPPRVVIGSANEHITFLATGFLSACGCEPSPDYATGVTPETLSRQVLNRGADFGAFISADGETITLLDNQGGIVSGEQYLAMLALFTLAHSRRLVLPHTAPEALAHLADNGELVRTKSALSEQMKALVASPESELQYTLQFDGIRAPAIIAGHLARHGRTLTEVLAELPPIHYAHRQVECSWHDKGRVIRELTTPRDSEDTELFEGVRVRTKRGWALILPDSEEPLFNIYSEADDAEYARELTDIFGERVRSLLRH